DNA sequence from the Halobacterium sp. DL1 genome:
TTGGTGCCGACGACGCGGATGGCTTCCCCGGCCTTCTCGGGGTCGCCCGCGCTGGTCTCGATGGACTCGCCGAGCATGAACGCGATGGCGGCCTGCTCGGGCGTGAGGCGGGCGACCGGCGGCATCACGGGGTTCCGGGTGATGAAGAACATCTGGTCGACGTCCGGCAGGTCGATCTCCTCGCTCGCGCTCTCGAGGTCGTCGCGGCGGACGACCGCGCGACCGTTGCTGGTGAGCGTGTCGTCGTCGAAGTCGACGGCGCCGTCGTCCGCGACGGCGACGTTCTCCAGCACGGCCTGTTCGCGCGTCGCGGCGTGGTGGAGGGCCGGCTGCTCGTCGGCGTCCAGGCCGTCGGTCTTGATGTAGAGGCCGCCGCCCTCCGAACCGGTGACGGTGCCATCCGGCAGGAGCGCGCAGACGTCGTCCTGGAGCATCTCCGCGCCCTCGGGGTCGTCGAGCCAGCAGCCGTGACAGGTCAGCGTGGACTTCCCGGTGGCCGAGAGGCCCAGGAACGCCTGGCCGACGGTCTGGAGGTCGCCGGCCTCGTCCTCGACGCGGACGCGCTTGCTACCGGCGTGGAGGCCCAGACCGCCCAGCTGCTTCGCGCGGTGCATGTAGAGCCGCAGGAAGGACTTCTTCGCCTCGCCAGTGTAGTCGCTGCCGAGCACGTACGTGACCCCGGCGTCGACGTCCACCCGAATCCGGGTGTCGGCCTCGTCGGGCAGCTGGAGCGTCTCGAAGTCCGGTTCGCGGCCCTCCGGTGCCGGCTCCAGCAGTTTCGCCCACGCCAGCGCGATGCGACCGTACTCCTTCGGGACGTAGAGCCGGCAGCAGAACGCGGTCTCGTCGTGGCGGCCGACCATGCGGTCGAGGCAGACGAGTTCGCTCTCGCGGGCGCGGTCCTGCGCGGCGTCCATCAGCCCGCGGTCGGACTCGGTGAACTCGTCGTCGACCGAGTTCTTCGTTCGGTCGGCGCTGCGCGACCGGAACTCGCTCACGTAGGACGGACTCCCGTACTCCGTCGTCGTCTCCAGGTGCTCGGAGAACGCCCGGAGCTCGTCGAACGAGGGGTCGTACGTGACGTTCTCCGCCGTTCTGGGGTCCGGGAAGTCGTGCGTGACTGTTTCCGGCACGTGCTCGCTCATCAGTTCTGCCTACCGCCGCCAAGCAGTATAACAATGCGGTTTCTATGCCGA
Encoded proteins:
- a CDS encoding phosphoenolpyruvate carboxykinase, with amino-acid sequence MSEHVPETVTHDFPDPRTAENVTYDPSFDELRAFSEHLETTTEYGSPSYVSEFRSRSADRTKNSVDDEFTESDRGLMDAAQDRARESELVCLDRMVGRHDETAFCCRLYVPKEYGRIALAWAKLLEPAPEGREPDFETLQLPDEADTRIRVDVDAGVTYVLGSDYTGEAKKSFLRLYMHRAKQLGGLGLHAGSKRVRVEDEAGDLQTVGQAFLGLSATGKSTLTCHGCWLDDPEGAEMLQDDVCALLPDGTVTGSEGGGLYIKTDGLDADEQPALHHAATREQAVLENVAVADDGAVDFDDDTLTSNGRAVVRRDDLESASEEIDLPDVDQMFFITRNPVMPPVARLTPEQAAIAFMLGESIETSAGDPEKAGEAIRVVGTNPFIMGSEGEEGNRFHDLVAANDVDCFVINTGHLGAGTKDVGVTESVTILCEVARDSIDWRSDDTLGLEIPEHVPGMDIEAFYPPDHVEDYQGELAAVRAERQEYLQQFEDLREEIRDAAY